From Amaranthus tricolor cultivar Red isolate AtriRed21 chromosome 4, ASM2621246v1, whole genome shotgun sequence:
ATTCATTTTCTCCATTTCTTGTTCTAGAATCATCTGACTTGTAATATATTTTGTGGGATCTCAACAAACTGACTTGTAATATCTGAATATTTGAATCTTTTGAAACTGACTTCTCTTTCATTATTAGGGTTTTCGTTTTCTGCTGCAAAAGAGCTATGATATCAGTTCTTATTTggattgtatatgtatatattttgttttgatttatatttGGGTATTAATGTTAATTTCTTGATATATCTGGGAATATCTGGGAATATGTATATATTCAGTTCTTATATGTATGAATGTATGAATGTTATATATATTCAGTTCTTTTTGTAATATCTGTTTTGATTTCATTATATGTATGAATGTTATAAGCCTTTCAAATAGGACTATGTGCTGTGTATagatttgaatttcatggactcgaacaagtattAGTAATaagataataagttgcttacaaaaatacaaaaaaactcgaaaaaggttcaattttgacaaatcaaagaggctttgtataagacccattaaggaccctagaccctgtcagacccgtagggtccgggtccgggtctgaaaattttagacccttagggtccggatccgggtctggatcccaaaaaatagggtccgggtccgggtcttgcCAGACCCGCttcagacccgccccatgaccatccctactatACAGTACAGTGGTAGTTTTTCAAACTTCAAAGAATAGTATTTTAAGCTACATATAATGTTATATTGAAGTTGTCCTTCCCATAGTCAGAAATGTTAGCTTACGAGTTTGTCGAAACCTTTTTTGAGATTATAGAGTAGAATGAGGAAAATAGATGGATCAGGTGAAATTTAATACCAAGACTTTTATGTCGAAACTTTTTAAATTGGGGGAATTTGAAGAATTCTTGTCACATATATTGGGTCTAACATCAATTTTGACTATAGTATAACAGTTTTGAAATGTCATGTAGAATTCAATGTAATATGATCattcaaattgattaattagtATGCAAATTACAAACCATATTCctgaatttttaaattatacgGTGCAAATTCTAAGAAACAGAGAAAATAATCACTAAACCTACTTCCATGGAAGAGCAAGTAAAGAAGGCTTGTTTTGTGGAACAACATTCCCAGCAGAGTCATAAATAATAACCCCAGAAAAATCAGGTAGTTGGCATTTGCCTCCCATAAGTATATTCTTCTGCCAAACAGGTCCTGAAACATGTTGATTTTCTCCTACTTCATTTGGAGAAAATATATTGCCTTCATTATGAAGCTGTTGTATAACAGGATCTGTTCCTCTGGTTTGTGTTGTATACCATCGTCTCCATTTCCTGGTATGAGAGGCACACATGAAAAGCGTGCAGGCGCAAAATACAACGATTAGAGCCGCAAACCCAGTTTGCGGCTCTGAAATGATAGAGTTTGCTTTCAATAGAAGGCGAACCATATTTatgtcaagaaatcaactcaactaaaagtttaagttgatagttgaaattttagtatatgttatattAGTTTGTGTGTAAGTCTAAGAATGTGGAGACTTATTAAGTTAAGAGTGAgtttgagttgttatttatatAGAAGGATTGAGTCAAAGGTTTGGTATACAAAAATTGGTGTTTTGGTTAGTATGTTAGTGTGGTTGTTGAATTAAATCATGTGGAATGGTTTTGGTATAGGTGAAAAGATTAGGATTAGTTCttgtttggttttggttttggttttggattTGGTGCTACTAATCATCATAACCATTTTACAATAGTTAGCTTATAATATACTCCATCCGTCTCTATTatctttatatttgtttttttggcaTTGTTTATCGATCTGAGTTTGtgttatagtatataatatacctTGGgaatcaacttaaactttttttttcgaGTTGGTtatttgacatggtatcaaaaggcagcgtgacaagaggtcacatgTTCAAATcgcaaccacccctcatttaccATCATAACCATTTTACGACAGATGAGCCTataatatactccctctgtcTCACTATTATCttcatatttgttttttcggcattatttatcaatcactgagtttgtgttagagtatataacatattttagggcTTCAATAATTAGCTTAAGTTTTTTGTTGAGTTGCTTCCTTGAAATGGCATTAGAAGtcagcgtgacaagaggtcatcggtgcaaatctcaaccacccctcattcaaagtggaatatttagcactaGTTATGAGAAAGGTTTGTATTGTGTCAACACTTCTAGCCTAAAGGGCTCTCATGTAAggaggcctcaaccatcagcttaagcttttggttgaattggttcgtTGACAGTTTTcactttattatttatctttaagttaaaatatagttagtgaaatgtttttttatttgtctcgATGTAAATTTCAccttttgtaattttaaattatgactaattaaatatattaacaattaaaatagtaTTGACATTTGTGAAAAAACAATTGGTAGATGAGATTGGGAAGAATTGTCAAAACTTTTCTAACAATGAAACCTAATGTGTTTTATTCAATGGAAGGATTCCGATTCATTTTTCCGGTGTTAATGGACGTTGCGTTGTTCTAGTGGACCCTCtagcattttttaaaaatactccTTATCCCATACATTTtgcaataattatttttttttacaattttcatcGATCagtattaaattttatatatttttttatctacaaattaaaatataatcaattaaaattttatttaattcgtttcAATGCAACAATTATTATGCAGTGACATTTTCTAACACTATGATCAACATAAGAATTAGACCCTCACTATTGGATTTCAAACAATGTGTAATGATATTTTACATAATATGTTTTTACCCTTGTGCATAGATCCAAATTAAAACCCTTATTCTAAATATACTTATACTTCTAATTACATTTTAATATTGATGATTACCATGTTTTCAATTAAGAAGCAAAATCATTTGTCACCAATCATTATTAATGACTAAACCAAATGTGACAACCATAGCAACCCAACCCCATAACAAAACCCTCAAAACAGCTCTAAAACCCGGAGCTCCATCCAAAAACGGGCCAACCCACCCAAACACAGCCAAAACCACACTTATTGGGCCTTCAACCAGCCCAATTGACACTTCAGATTCCTCCATGAACAACCCCATAAGCAAAGGCACCAAAGCTCCAAATGAAAATGCTGCAGCCATACCAGCAGCCGCCATTAAAGGATCTTTTCTAGTCTTTCTCATTTGACCAGCAGATTCAATATCATGGGCCGAGTCATGGGTCATAAACTGACACAGACCCATGGTAAATGACCCGAATACAAGGCCTAGAAACCCGGTTAGGATCATGGCATTAATGTCTTGACTTACTGCACCCATTCCTAGCATGAGTGATGCAGTAGAAACTAACCCATCATTGGCAGCAAATATTATTGGGCTAAGCCAATGAGATTCTGTTGAGTGGTCATCATCTATTAGCTTTTGATTGTTTATGATGATTTTTGGAGGGTTTTGTTTGGTTATTTCTGCCATTAATTTGGTTATGAGGAGTGATGAAAATAAGGATGGTTTAGGTTATAATTTTTGAGGATTTAATATGTATAAGTAGGAAGGAATTAAAGTGTGGCGGACACAAGTTTTTATAGTGAAGCTATTTATAGAAATGGGGTATAATTATTTCATACTTCCAACATTTTGAAATATTCGCTACATATGACATAACGGTACTATTTAtctttaagcttattttatatattgcggttaatgtataaaaagaaatatagtcaaatgagatcttgtttgaatcgtctaatcgcatacttttattatatcaaatttttataatttttagttaataaTAGTTTGAGATATATGTGATCAGAATCATGTAATTTACACattggattgcgtaaaaagtgaTATGTAACTGGTATAATGGAACGAAGCAAGtagaatttaattaattggataATCAACTTGTAAATTTTGTTATTAGCAATGCCAATGACTTGGTGATACCACTGAAAAAATAGAgtatatagttttataatttgtattacttGGAATATTTGACATGTCATATAGATTATGTCTTATAGTGAGATTTACCATTGCAAAAATTTGTGCTATTGCTTAATGACTAATAATAaggaaatttttaattatatatattttttaaaaatcatttgcaatattctttttctagTTAGCTCAAGTAAAAGGTTAAGCTAATAAATGAGAATCCATGATATGTAATATAATCTAATAATACACCCTCTTACACGAAAGCGCGCCTTTCTGGCGCTAAATATTTTAGTTTTCgaacccatatatatatatatatatatatatatatatatatatatatatatatatatatatatatatatatatatatatatatatatatatatatataaatgagatttaattattaatttatctttgagagaaggagaaagaagggAGGAAAACTTACTTTAAGATGTGATGTGTTGATGTAATTATTAGTTATAATAgtcaataataattaatttttaacaaatgaTTCAATTGTAAATTAATTCATAAGAATGAAAATGTTGGGGATAAAAAAATGGACAAAAtgttaagaaaaagaaaaaagatctccacccaaattttctttttaaatttattgtcaATTGCTGTAAAACATTTTCTTTCAAGTCAAACACTCCTAATACATTTCACGCACCACAATGGGCACTCAACAAATTGTCCCTCAAACTGGCATGATAAATGCTGCATAGTGCATAATAAGTTAAAAGTAACTAACAAATTAAAGTAGGAATTTTATTGTGAGGTAGTCTTTTGAAAGACTGTatacttatcgtatttttaatgtttatttacattattcttaatgtttattttcgtattcttaatgtctatttttaatatcttaaatgtctaaatatgcctacttataatattttaaaaaatatataatgaatcaGTTCAataagagatggtctctcaaaaagacagtTTGTtacaaaaatttttgttttattatttgcaTTAAAGAGACAATTAAATAAAGGCATAATCTAGTATTGCATTGATGTATGAGTATGAAAGCACGTTGGTTTAGTAAACAATACAAAAGTTTTTGTATATTTAATCAACAGAAGTGTGGTTTACACACGAAGGACAATTGCATCCAATACTAGCTATCTACTACTATTGTATTACGTAGGTCATCACTCAAGATACATGCACTCACTATATACAATCCCCCACTAAGTTTCGCATATGTTCAAGAAATTGTAACAATTCTATACagtacaaaaatttaaaattaattgtgaggagcaaataaaaattaacttgTAAAAGTTGCATCTTTTCCAGAACCAAACCACTGATAGAATTAGCTGGAGGTGTAGTATTTGCATTTTAGACTTTTGATAATTTTGGCCTAGCTTACAAAGTCTTATTCAGTTTCTTTATTTACTTTATGCCTCTCATTTGCTTTTGTTATCTTGGCTCTGCAATAATTATaatgtgtgttgtgtgtgtgttaaAAGTGACAAATTTATTTCCGAAGCATGTTGGATATCAATCACTCTGATCCTGCAAAACTTATCCTTTTAGGGGATAAATTAAGTGCGCACATTTATCCGTGGAGGGGGTACGAGTATGATATGTCTGCTATCCTTTTCCCTCCAGACCTTGACTTGTGCAGGATATTGAGTTGTTGACTATGACGAGGACTGTAACTATTGTATGGAtgatataaaagaaaaattaaaatgtatgatgactataagaataaaaaaaaatgctagGAAATATTCATAAAAGGAAATTGTATTAAGTAAAGGATCGAATAAACTGAAAAAGAAACTGTGATAATCTATTAGGGATAAAGAAAGCATACTATTAGCCCTTATTGTGCATTATATCAATTATCTTGGTTAAAAAGTTGTACAAAATCGAGTTTTTTTCAATTGAAGAGTAATTGTATCATTTACCTAGTCAAAGTCGTAAATTTGATTCTCACCTTATCTTCTTCTTTTCTTAGCTAGTTAACAAATTCCTATAAAATACTTCCCAAGAAGCCAAAAATTTTAAGTTGGGGGCAAAATGGTTAATATATTAGCAAAATAATATGgttgaataaataataattaatatacgatacactaacaaaataattaaatttaaaacttaactcatattgttataattgttactatgtaaaattattagtgttaataattcaaaataaatccaactatttatttaatttaaaaaaattcatactGATATAGTAACCTTATCCACACTATGTTTATTTTCTAAAGTTTGAAAAAATTTTgagaagaaaattaaataaaagtgtGTATTGTTATGAGAATGTTACTcaaatagtatatattattttgagttAACTAATACTAAAGTTATTTTGCGACGACATACAAAAACTTGgataattattatcatttttttaatattaatttgtatgcatgtttaaaaatttgaaccacatacttcaaaatttcaTTTGTCCTACTTTGATCATTACTGAGCCTTCATTGATCGATTTTATGATAATTAATCAGCCCTTATATAACATTGTTAGTAATTTTACACATAAACATTCTTGGCGATTTTTTATATTCGTTTATCCTAGCGTATAAAAATCCAATGTGATAGGTTTTTTTAGCAGTAGTTAAggaaaaaatataggaaaaatttcacatggtagcgtctaattttcatgaaatgtcaATGGTAAcacttttataagatttttacACATGGTAGCATCCTGTTTATGCACTACCTAACtatcgtagcattttccgttaaattcttgttaatttccgtttaatcATCAttatgtaagatttttccacatggtagcatccagttttttctttcaaatgtttaattcaccattttaacttttaatttacaGATAATTTACCAACGCctttaaatgttgtaataattaagtagatatgtattcgtgcttgaaatgcaccttttgaacttatgaaatgcaTGTTTtgttaaatgttgtaacaattaagtagatatgtattcttggaatgcaccttttgagcttataaaatgcgccttttgaattattattaatgtttgtaatacaccttttgaactttataatgccaataatttgaatgaaaataaaattgttacaacatttaagggtgTTGATAAATTTATCagtaaattaaaagttaaaatggtgaattaaacatttgagagcaaaaattggatgctaccatgtggaaaaatcttacaaaatgatgaattaaacataaattaacaagaatttcacgaaaaatgctacgacagttagatagtccataaattggatgctaccatgtggaaaaatcttacaaaagtgttaccactagcgtttcatgaaaattggatgctaccatatgAAATTTCCCAACAATTTATCTAAATACTTAATTGCTCATTAGAATTTGCATTATAATTGTGGTGaattttactttaaaaaaaattcatattccacattatattttcattagaTGCAATTAAGAGGCTTTCACCGAAGATGGGTTTGGAAATGAGGGATGTTTGTAATTGTAATCTTATTAAtgataaagttaacaaaaatgTTTATCCTGATTGTTCCTTAGTAGCAAACGTCATGTgtaactttacataaataaaaagtgcataTGATATAATGAGTCATTTAACTTTTACTATAAATTTTTTGGCCCTATTATAATAATGGACATAAATTGATCCATATtccaaataataaaattgtttgaagaatttatttaaattttattaatcaataaaggcTAGTGAAGACAAATATACATGCACAAGATCATGAAATACTCCTTctattcttttttgttcttctcgttTACTTTTCGTATAGTctttaaagcaaattttaaacctcaatatctctaaatacgcattataaaaaattataaaaagtacataataaaaaagtatgcattaagacaaatctaattagatctcacatggatatattttatcttctaaatatgtctcaagaacattaatcaaatttctctctccttaaggtgaaatattccaaatgtaacaccccgatattttaatgacgtaattatttaatattttaatagtttttaaagattttacaattatatttaattatttttgaattagtttaataaatttttttcatata
This genomic window contains:
- the LOC130810151 gene encoding uncharacterized protein LOC130810151; the protein is MVRLLLKANSIISEPQTGFAALIVVFCACTLFMCASHTRKWRRWYTTQTRGTDPVIQQLHNEGNIFSPNEVGENQHVSGPVWQKNILMGGKCQLPDFSGVIIYDSAGNVVPQNKPSLLALPWK
- the LOC130810941 gene encoding vacuolar iron transporter homolog 1-like, with the protein product MAEITKQNPPKIIINNQKLIDDDHSTESHWLSPIIFAANDGLVSTASLMLGMGAVSQDINAMILTGFLGLVFGSFTMGLCQFMTHDSAHDIESAGQMRKTRKDPLMAAAGMAAAFSFGALVPLLMGLFMEESEVSIGLVEGPISVVLAVFGWVGPFLDGAPGFRAVLRVLLWGWVAMVVTFGLVINNDW